GTTTAGCAAGCTTAATATTAGTGGTGACGTTGAATTGACCCATTTGGCTATACGCCACGGTTTGTTTAACGCGGAGACGTTATCTAATAGTGACTGATTGTTTTGATTCTAAAGAGTTTTTAAAAACTGTCACCAGCCAACCTGGTGTTTACCGTATGTATGATAAGGCGGGGACAGTTATTTATGTTGGCAAAGCAAAAGACCTTAAGAAGCGTCTGACGAGCTATTTCCGTGCTCATGTTGCCAGTCGAAAAACGGAAACTTTGGTTAAAAATATTGCGCAAATTGACGTCACTGTCACACATACAGAGACTGAAGCGCTACTGCTTGAGCATAATTACATCAAGCTTTATCAACCTCGTTATAATGTACTATTGCGGGATGATAAATCGTATCCACTCATTTTCCTCAGCGCGGACAAACATCCGCGTCTAGCCATTCATCGCGGTGCCAAGCATGAAAAAGGGGAGTATTTCGGACCATTTCCCAATTCCTACGCAGTGCGCGAAACTTTAGCATTACTGCAAAAGCTATTTCCGGTCAGGCAATGTGAGAACAGTGTCTATCGCAACCGGTCACGACCTTGCCTACAATATCAAATTGGCCGTTGTTCTGGGCCATGCGTGCCAGGATTAGTGAGTGAAGAGGAGTATCAGCGTCAGGTCGATTATGTTCGTCTGTTCCTATCAGGCAAAGACCAGCAAGTATTGACGCAACTGATTTCTCGCATGGAAGAAGCGAGCCGATTGCTTCACTTTGAAGATGCGGCACGTATCCGTGATCAAATACAGGCTGTACGGCGAGTTACGGAACAACAGTTTGTTTCTGGCGATAGCGAAGATCTCGACGTGATCGGTGTGGCGTTTGATGCCGGATTAGCCTGTGTCCATGTGCTATTTATTCGGCAGGGAAAGGTTCTGGGAAGTCGCAGTTATTTCCCCAAAGTTCCTGCGGGAACGGAATTGAGTGAAGTTGTTCAAACATTCGTCGGGCAGTTTTACCTACAAGGAAGCCAGGTACGTACGCTTCCAGGTGAAATTTTGTTGGATTTCACGCTCGCTGAAAAAGATCTATTGGCATCTTCCCTTTCTGAATTGGCTGGAAGAAAAATCCAGATACAAAGCCGCCCTCGTGGTGATAGAGCTCGTTATCTCAAACTTGCGCGAACCAATGCGTCAACGGCGCTGGTGACTCGTTTGTCCCAGCAATCAACTATCCATCAACGAATGAAAGAATTAGCCAAGATTCTTAACCTTGATGAGATAAATCGGATGGAATGTTTTGATATCAGTCATACGATGGGGGAGCAAACTGTCGCATCTTGTGTGGTATTTGATGCAAATGGCCCTGTACGTTCAGAATATAGGCGCTACAATATTAGTGGTATCACTCCGGGTGATGATTATGCTGCTATGTCTCAGGTGCTTAAACGCCGATATGGTAAGGCATTAGATGATAAAAAGATCCCGGATGTTATTTTTATTGATGGCGGGAAAGGCCAGTTGTCACAAGCTTTTGACGTTTTTGCTTCACTCAATGTTCCATGGGATAAACAAAAGCCTTTATTAGTTGGTGTTGCCAAAGGAAGTGACCGAAAAGCAGGGCTGGAAACATTATTCCTGGCTGCTGAGGGGGAGGGTTTTTCATTGCCACCAGACTCACCCGCGTTGCATCTGATTCAACATATTCGTGACGATTCTCATCATCATGCCATAACGGGGCATAGGCAGCGTCGCTCAAAAGTAAAAAATACTAGCGCATTAGAACTAATAGAGGGAGTAGGCCCTAAACGGCGGCAAATATTGCTGAAGTATATGGGGGGACTGCAACCTTTACTTAACGCTAGCGTCGAGGAAATTGCAAAAGTGCCGAGTATTTCACAAGCATTGGCAGAAAAAATCTACAATGCATTGAAACACTGAAGCTAATGTTGCACCATACTCATAATATCCACACCAGCCAGATAGTTATCGTAGCATGATGCAATTGAATATACCGACTTGGCTTACCCTGTTTCGTGTAGTACTCATCCCATTCTTCGTTTTGGCGTTCTATCTGCCATTCGTCTGGGCTCCGATGGTTTGCGCCATCATATTTGTGTTTGCAGCTGCAACCGATTGGTTCGATGGCTTTTTAGCTCGGCGCTGGAAACAGACAACCCGCTTTGGAGCTTTTCTTGATCCAGTAGCGGATAAAGTGATGGTGGCCATTGCGTTGGTCTTGGTTGCTGAACATTACCATGTTTGGTGGATCACTTTGCCAGCAGCAACAATGATTGCTCGTGAGATTATCATTTCTTCCCTCCGTGAATGGATGGCCGAAATTGGTAAACGTAGCAGTGTTGCGGTCTCATGGATTGGTAAAGTCAAAACAACTGCTCAAATGGGCTCATTAGTTGGGCTACTTTGGCGACCAGATCATAATATTGAACTGGCGAGTTTTGTTCTCCTCTACATTGCCGCGGTCCTGACATTTTGGTCAATGTTTCAATATTTAAACGCTGCCTGGAAAGATTTGCTCGAACCTTGATCGAAGCGCCGGAAAAAGCAGCAAACGAACGAATTAGTCTGATAATTTTATTGACTCATCGCGTCAGGTAAGTAGAATGCATCGCATCAGACGGCAGCAACGAAATGCCGAAAGATAGCAAAAGAATCAGTAAGTTCTGATGTTGCGGGAATAGCTCAGTTGGTAGAGCACGACCTTGCCAAGGTCGGGGTCGCGAGTTCGAGTCTCGTTTCCCGCTCCAAATTAGTAGGTTGGCTTCAAGCGAACCTCAGTAGTAAGGCAAAGAAAAAAGGCGCGTTGGCAGAGTGGCCATGCTACGGATTGCAAATCCGTCTACCTCGGTTCGACTCCGGGACGCGCCTCCAGTTTTCCAGAGCCCGGGTGGTGAAATCGGTAGACACAAGGGATTTAAAATCCCTCGGCTTATGGCTGTGCGGGTTCAAGTCCCGCCCCGGGCACCATGGAAACAAAATCTTAGTAAAACAAAGTAGTATGAGTATGTCGTTAACCGCCGAGAGGCGGTTTTTTTGCGCCTGAGATTTGGCAAGCGGCAGCAAAGTGACTACAAAATGACTACATTGTGTCTACGGCACTTTTCACACCCTCAAGGCTACCCCCCACGCAAGCACGATAAACAGCCAGTTATCCCCCAACAAGATATTAATTACACAGAATTTTGATATAAAAAAACCTGCAATTCGCAGGCTTCTTTAATTACATCCACAACACGCCTTGATTCCCTTTAGGGTGGGGCGGTACAGCATTAATTATTCCCGGTTCCATTATCGTTTCAACGATAGTTTCATGGGTCTTAAAAGTTTTGCCGCAATTAATATTGGTGCACTTGTAATGGTCTAATCATTCCGGACATTTTGTTAGAGATATAATGAGCAACACTAACGAGGTGAGAATGCGAAAAAAATCATTTACTCATGAGTTTAAACAAGAGTGCGTCAACCTGGTTCTTCAACATAAGTACCCGGTGACTCAGGCTGCTGAAACAATGAATATTGGCCTTTCAACCTTACAACGCTGGCTACGGCAGTATCGCGGAGAGAGCCGCGGAAATACACCGATAGCCAGTGCTATAACACCGGAACAACGCCGAATACAAGAACTTGAAAAGCAGGTGCGGCAGTTACAGAGCGACAATGACCTGTTAAAAAAGGCTTCGGCCTTCTTCGCCATGGAAATGAACAACGACAAAAAGTCGCGGTAAAACTGAAGAAGGCTGGTGCAAATATCCAACAGGTATGCCGCTGCTTGTCGCTCACGCGCAGCGTGTTTTATGCCCGTAGTCGTCGGCTAATGATCAAGCCCGATGTTCTGATGTTGCACGCGGCGGCTAAGCATGTTCACGCTGAAATGGATGCCACATATGGCAGCCGGCGCATGTGCATCGAGTTACGGGAGCAAGGTTTTAACGTGGGCAGATACCGCGTTCGGCAGATAATGAAAAACTTATTACTGGTAGCTAAACGACCTGGGCGTCATCGCTATCCAGGCGGTGGAAAACCCGCTGTCGTGGCCGCTAATCTGTTGAACCGGCAGTTTAATCCAGAGACATTGAATACCTGGTGGTCAGGTGATATTACCTATCTGCGTACCGCTCAGGGCTGGTTATATCTGGCTATCGTGATGGACTTATGTTCAAGAAAAATAGTGAGTTGGGCCTTCTCAGACAAACCGGACAGCGACTTGACTGTCCGGGCCTTAAGGCTGGCCGTAAATAAACGCCGACCCACAGGGTCAGTGGCAATGTCTGATGATAACCCTGCTATCTGGTCAAAGCGTGGCCCTGTCCAGTAATCAGCCTCAAGAATAGCCAGTGCAGTTTCTCTTGGCAGATTACGCATATCGCCGGTATAGCCATGCGCACGAGCTACCTTTTCAGTAATTCCCCAGCGGGTCGGGCCACCTTTATCATCGGGGTGGTTTACGTATCCCCCTTCTTTACCGAGGATGGCTTCAAAGATGTCACTTTTTGTCATGAGATGCGTCCTCCCGCCAATGTGTTAGCTTTGCAATATTTCCACCTGCACCCCATATCGCCAGACAAAATGACAAATTCAAGAGCAATTCTGCCGGGTCCGCACCGGAATATTGTCCGTAACAAATGCGTATACCTATCCACCCTGCCGCCAATATCACCAGATAAGCCAAAGCAGAATAGAAAAAGCGATAACGTCCTGTTTTCTGATAGAACATCAGACGAACAACGATAAGCAGGCAAACCAACGCATTAGCGGCCAGTATCCATTTTTGCCACTCCATCAATCCCCCTCCTTTCTGTTTGAGTCGGAGTTGAGGTGGTATTTGGACATCACACGAAGCAGGACGCTGACACAAACTGTCGATGCCACTAAAGCA
The sequence above is drawn from the Yersinia enterocolitica subsp. enterocolitica genome and encodes:
- the uvrC gene encoding excinuclease ABC subunit UvrC, which codes for MTDCFDSKEFLKTVTSQPGVYRMYDKAGTVIYVGKAKDLKKRLTSYFRAHVASRKTETLVKNIAQIDVTVTHTETEALLLEHNYIKLYQPRYNVLLRDDKSYPLIFLSADKHPRLAIHRGAKHEKGEYFGPFPNSYAVRETLALLQKLFPVRQCENSVYRNRSRPCLQYQIGRCSGPCVPGLVSEEEYQRQVDYVRLFLSGKDQQVLTQLISRMEEASRLLHFEDAARIRDQIQAVRRVTEQQFVSGDSEDLDVIGVAFDAGLACVHVLFIRQGKVLGSRSYFPKVPAGTELSEVVQTFVGQFYLQGSQVRTLPGEILLDFTLAEKDLLASSLSELAGRKIQIQSRPRGDRARYLKLARTNASTALVTRLSQQSTIHQRMKELAKILNLDEINRMECFDISHTMGEQTVASCVVFDANGPVRSEYRRYNISGITPGDDYAAMSQVLKRRYGKALDDKKIPDVIFIDGGKGQLSQAFDVFASLNVPWDKQKPLLVGVAKGSDRKAGLETLFLAAEGEGFSLPPDSPALHLIQHIRDDSHHHAITGHRQRRSKVKNTSALELIEGVGPKRRQILLKYMGGLQPLLNASVEEIAKVPSISQALAEKIYNALKH
- the pgsA gene encoding CDP-diacylglycerol--glycerol-3-phosphate 3-phosphatidyltransferase, producing the protein MQLNIPTWLTLFRVVLIPFFVLAFYLPFVWAPMVCAIIFVFAAATDWFDGFLARRWKQTTRFGAFLDPVADKVMVAIALVLVAEHYHVWWITLPAATMIAREIIISSLREWMAEIGKRSSVAVSWIGKVKTTAQMGSLVGLLWRPDHNIELASFVLLYIAAVLTFWSMFQYLNAAWKDLLEP
- a CDS encoding transposase, which gives rise to MRKKSFTHEFKQECVNLVLQHKYPVTQAAETMNIGLSTLQRWLRQYRGESRGNTPIASAITPEQRRIQELEKQVRQLQSDNDLLKKASAFFAMEMNNDKKSR
- a CDS encoding IS3 family transposase gives rise to the protein MKKAGANIQQVCRCLSLTRSVFYARSRRLMIKPDVLMLHAAAKHVHAEMDATYGSRRMCIELREQGFNVGRYRVRQIMKNLLLVAKRPGRHRYPGGGKPAVVAANLLNRQFNPETLNTWWSGDITYLRTAQGWLYLAIVMDLCSRKIVSWAFSDKPDSDLTVRALRLAVNKRRPTGSVAMSDDNPAIWSKRGPVQ
- a CDS encoding phage holin family protein — encoded protein: MEWQKWILAANALVCLLIVVRLMFYQKTGRYRFFYSALAYLVILAAGWIGIRICYGQYSGADPAELLLNLSFCLAIWGAGGNIAKLTHWREDASHDKK